TGATGGTGACACTGCGGCGAATCAATGTCAGGGGCAGCGCATTTCCAATCAGTATTTTTTTCTCATTCATACCTTCGTCGTTGACTCCATGTACATTACGTGAATTCATTGTTCAAGATCGTCTGTGTTGTAATGTAATAAGTAACTGAAGGGATACAAATGGAATGTCAAATCTAATATCGGTATGGCAACGGCGAACGTCGGGGTTGCAATATAATTACTATCGTCAGCAGGACGCCAGTTTCCGTGAGCAAATGCGATCCATTAGATCAATTCTAAAGCTGGAGAGCCGGCTGCTGCGTGTGATTGATCCGCAGGATTTGCCTGCCATCAACAGGCTGCATGACGGTATTCTTCGTATCCGGGATGCGCTGGCGTCGCATCCCCTGCGGGCGGATCTGGAACGAGAAATAATCTATGCGCAGGACATTGTGCTGAAAAAAAGCATAGAGCAGCTGCTGCGGTCTGACATGGATCGGCTGATGCAGCAATCTGTAAAAGTAATGCAGCAATCCGCAAGCGATCCGGGATGGATCATGGACATGGGTACACAACAGCAGATATATGCCTGCCTGCTGCAAGGCGATCAGGCTTTTCATACACAGCTGTCGGATATATCGCTGAATGCATCGTTGTGCCCGCAGTCTTATACGTTGCATTGTCTGTCTTATCGGCTTATGCACCATGTCGAAGCATCGGATGAACTGCGCGGTGATATAGGGGAGCGCGTCTATTCGGCGTTGGCTGTACTGATCGGGGTTGTTGAAAAGGGCCGCATGCTTCTCCACTGGAAATACGAACATTTTGATGTGAGAGCATTACTCCAATCCTATGCCGTGGAATATATAACCGCGCATGCCGATGAGTTTGCGAATATCATTATTCGTGCTGAACAGTCGAAATGTGATCTTTCCGGCATTCCTTTTCTTTATGAAAGGAATCGTTTATGCCGGGAAATCAATCGTGTGATTTATACGGTCTTCCGCCCATTTGAACAGTGACCAACTGTCACTTATTTTTGTTCATCATACTGTTGTAGAAAAAGTTCCAATGATTGGAACTTTTTATTTAAAAAGGTTTTCAGCGCGATATTGATTTTTTCTGCAAAACTCGAGATACTTTATAAATAATTTTTAAATACAACGAATTGAATTATGCCGATATTCAGAAAATCCACCGCGCAAGCCAAACTGAAAGAGAAAGAGCAGCAGTCCGCTTCAGCAGGGAATACGGGACCATCCGGCGAGCCGGGCGCATTGAAAGATGAAGATGGTGCGTCGACCGTTCGCCCTCTGTCCGAAGAGGAGCAGGCGGCTTTTACCTGCTGGCTTAATCAGCAGGCTCCACCGCGCCGCCCTTATTATCTTAAACTGGCGGTCGCATATGGATATAGGCAGGAGATGGAAACGAAACCAGAGGGGACAAGTGAATCATGACCATACAGGAGCGAATTGATGCCATTCATGCCGGAATGCAGGCGGCATGTGACCGAAGTGGACGTTCCATCGCGGATGTGCAGCTGATAGCGGTATCGAAAACCTATCCTGCACAGTATATCCGGGGTGCCATGGACTGTGGACAAACTCTTTTTGGCGAAAGCCGTATTCAGGAGGCTGAAGCAAAAATCGGTATGCTGCCGTCGAAGGCTCAGTGGCATCTGATCGGGCACCTGCAAACCAACAAAGCGAAAAAAGCGGTTCGTTTGTTTTCCGTGATTCACTCTGTTGACTCACTGCATTTATTGCAGGAAATCGAAAAATGTGCCGCACAGGCCGGTCGAACCATTGGTATATTTATTGAAGTGAATATTTCTGGTGAGGCGTCCAAGCACGGAGTTGTTCCTGAGGCGGCCGCCGATCTGGTGCTCCAGGCAAATGACATGCTTCACCTTGATATTAAAGGATTAATGACTGTTCCCCCATGGAGTGATGATCGAGATAAAATTCGACCGCATTTCCACAATCTCCGACTGTTGCGCGATGAGATCGTTGCGCAGACATCGATCCCTTTACCTGATTTATCCATGGGAATGTCCCATGATTATGACCTCGCTATAGAAGAAGGCGCCACCTATATACGTGTAGGAACGGCCATTTTTGGAGAACGCCATGCCCCTGAAAAATAATACAAAGATTGCCTTTATCGGTGCCGGTAATATGGCCGAAGCACTGGTTCAAGGTATTGTCCGACAGAATATGGTTCCCCCGTCATCGATTACTGTAACCGACGTCAATGAAGCAAGACTTGGGTATATGCGCACCAAATATGGCGTGCAGAAGTCGCTAAACAATGTTGCCAGTGCAGCACAGGCCAACATTGTTATTTTAGCGGTGAAGCCCCAGTTTTTCGCCCAGATTCTAGACGATATCAAGCAGGCGTATGCGCTGAATTCCAAGATGTTGGTCATAAGTATTGCCGCAGGGATATCCACAGAACGTATTGAATCTTCCATGGGTTCCAAAGCCAAAGTGATTCGGGTGATGCCCAATACACCGGCACTGGTCGGAAAAGGAGCCGCCGCAGTCAGTTCGGGCAGTCATGTTACACCGGCGGATATGAAAAAAGCAGTAAAACTGCTGTCGTCGGTGGGCGTGGCCATAGAAATGCCGGAAGAACAGATTGATGCGGTTACCGCATTGAGCGGCAGTGGTCCCGCTTATGTTTTTTACCTCATGGAAGCCATGATCAATGCCGCAGAAGAGATGGGCATTCCTGTTGATACCGCCAGAGCATTGACGCTTCAGACCCTTCTTGGTTCTGCTGAACTTTGTCGTGTATCTGGCGAATCCCCTGCCGTGTTACGCGAAAAAGTGACTTCGAAAGGGGGAACTACGGCGGCAGCGCTGGCGGTTTTTGAGGAGCATAAGATGGGAGAGACCATCAGGCAGGCGTTAATTGCCGCACGGGATCGCTCTCTAGAACTATCAAAGCCCGCTCATGATTAAGTGGTCGTTTCGAAAGAAGCAGCGTTCGGGCGAAAAGAACGAAATACCACCGTCGGGCGATGACACAGCAGGGGGCACACCGCTTCCGTCTCTTCACCGCCTGATGTGGATTGCCTCTGTTCTGCTCGTCTGTTTTGTCCTTTGGATCGGTGTGCGATTCATTCCGCATACACAGATGTTTCACCATTATGTGGCCGCGCAGGTAAGTGAAAAACTGGGTCTTCCCGTCTCGATTGAGCGTATTCGGTTTGATCGCCGTTTTAATCTCAATATTTATAATATCAAAACACAAAATAATCCTCTGCCGGGGATTCCTGCGTTTCACATACAGAATATCGATATTGACTGGCGTTTTCATGCTTTTCAGAAGAAACATGTCGAGCTTCAGCGTATTCATGTCAAAGAGGTCGTCCTTTCCATGGCCGTCGGGCCCGACGGACTATGGAGGCCGCTCTGCTTTGCACCGCTCACAGAATTGATTCAGTCGGCCGGACATTTTAAACTTCCGGGAAAAACACGGATGGAGGCGTCGTCCATTCCGCAATCTTCAGCGCAGGAGCCTGCCACCCTTGCCTTGGATACCGCCGATTCTTCCTTACACCTTTTAAAAAATACGGATATTCGTGTTACCGGGATTAATGCGCAGTGGTGGAGCTCCGCTTCGCAGCGGGAGGCTGCTATTTCCAACGCCGCCGTGTCCCTCCGGTTTACCGAAATGGATCAGCGCGAAGTGCGCTACTGCAAGGTGTCTGCTGCAC
This is a stretch of genomic DNA from Spartobacteria bacterium. It encodes these proteins:
- a CDS encoding YggS family pyridoxal phosphate-dependent enzyme, producing MTIQERIDAIHAGMQAACDRSGRSIADVQLIAVSKTYPAQYIRGAMDCGQTLFGESRIQEAEAKIGMLPSKAQWHLIGHLQTNKAKKAVRLFSVIHSVDSLHLLQEIEKCAAQAGRTIGIFIEVNISGEASKHGVVPEAAADLVLQANDMLHLDIKGLMTVPPWSDDRDKIRPHFHNLRLLRDEIVAQTSIPLPDLSMGMSHDYDLAIEEGATYIRVGTAIFGERHAPEK
- a CDS encoding pyrroline-5-carboxylate reductase yields the protein MPLKNNTKIAFIGAGNMAEALVQGIVRQNMVPPSSITVTDVNEARLGYMRTKYGVQKSLNNVASAAQANIVILAVKPQFFAQILDDIKQAYALNSKMLVISIAAGISTERIESSMGSKAKVIRVMPNTPALVGKGAAAVSSGSHVTPADMKKAVKLLSSVGVAIEMPEEQIDAVTALSGSGPAYVFYLMEAMINAAEEMGIPVDTARALTLQTLLGSAELCRVSGESPAVLREKVTSKGGTTAAALAVFEEHKMGETIRQALIAARDRSLELSKPAHD